Part of the Faecalibacterium duncaniae genome, GTGGGCCGTGGCAGGCACACCGTTGTCCGTCATCAGCCGGATGGCATGGTCGATGGTGTTGACAAAGATGCGCACATCCTTGACCATGGAGATGCGGTGTCTGCCCGGGGCGGCGGCATTGAGCACCTGCTCAATGTACAGGTCGGTCTGCCGGGCATTCATCCGCCGCTTGGCAATGGTGATAAGGGCTTCGCTCCGCCGGTTCTCGGGCAGGCGCAGGACAGCCCGGGCGTGGCGCTCGGTCAGGCCATTGTCCAGCACGAACTGCCTTTGGTCGGTGGTCAGCTGCAGCAGCCGCAGCTTGTTGGCAAGGGTGGGCTGTGCCATGCCCAGCCGCTTGGCCGCCTCGGCCTGGGTGCAGTCCCAAAGGGCGATCACATCCCGCAGCCCTTGTGCCTGCTCAAAGGGGTTCAGATCTTCCCGCTGGATGTTTTCCAGCAGACCCAGCGCCGCAGTCCGCTGGTCGCCGCAGTCGCAGAGGATGGCCGGGATGGTCTCCATCCTGGCCAGCTTGCAGGCACGGAGCCGCCGCTCCCCTGCCACCAGCTCGTAACCGCCCTCGACCTTCCGCACCGAGATGGGCTGCAGCAGGCCGTTTTCCCGGATGCTCTGAGCCAGCCCCGCCAGCTCCTTTTCATCAAAAACTGTCCGAGCCTGAAACGGCGAGGGACGGATGCTTTCCACAGGCAGGGTGTAGATCTTTCCGGCAGATTTCTTCCATTCAAACATGATTCTTTCCCCTTTCGCTGAAATGTGACACGGTTTTCCACTGTTTCCCGGGAAACGGTGGAAAACTCACTCATTGCAGTTCCAGTGTACCAGAAATCAAAAAGCCCTGCCAGAAGAATCGTTCGGCAGGGCTTGGCATTTATCTTGCGGTTTTGCGTTATTTCAGCGGAGACTTTGCGATCTTTCCACCGTTTCTGGGGTAGGCTGTCGGAGTTTGCGAAATCTTTTTGCAGAGGATGAGGGTGCGGGTATCGCCGCCCGGCAGATGCAGGGTGCGGGTCTCCTTATACTCACCGCCCAGCTTCCGGATGGCACCGCGGGCTGCAGCCAGCTCCTCCTCGCCGGAAGCACCCTTCATGGCAAGGAAGCTGCCACCCACCTTGACCA contains:
- a CDS encoding ParB/RepB/Spo0J family partition protein, with protein sequence MFEWKKSAGKIYTLPVESIRPSPFQARTVFDEKELAGLAQSIRENGLLQPISVRKVEGGYELVAGERRLRACKLARMETIPAILCDCGDQRTAALGLLENIQREDLNPFEQAQGLRDVIALWDCTQAEAAKRLGMAQPTLANKLRLLQLTTDQRQFVLDNGLTERHARAVLRLPENRRSEALITIAKRRMNARQTDLYIEQVLNAAAPGRHRISMVKDVRIFVNTIDHAIRLMTDNGVPATAHREERDGYIEYTVRIPTAAAQR